The following are encoded in a window of Gramella sp. MT6 genomic DNA:
- the nosZ gene encoding Sec-dependent nitrous-oxide reductase, producing the protein MKKSVLFIISLFMSATFISCNNSENSKNGDRGALASSAAEKTYVAPGEHDEFYAFISGGFSGQLSVYGLPSGRLLKVIPVFSQDAEKAWGYNEETKPMLNTSHGFIPWDDAHHPDISQTAGKLDGRWVFINGNNTPRIAKIDLTTFETTEIIEVPNSAGNHSSSFVTENTEYVVAGTRFSVPVPQRDMPINEYKGNFKGALTFISVEPEEGHMDIKFQLMMPGFDYDLAHPGRGKSHGWFFFSTYNTEEANTLMEVNSSQNDKDFIAAVNWKKIEEYVNNGGGNKVPANYAHNIYDEETHTATSTMKKEVLTVDPLEVPGAVFLLPTPKSPHGCDVDPTGEYIIGNGKLSADLTVHSYSKMIDAIENEKFDGDAYGIPILKFEDVLAGTVKQAGLGPLHTEFDGKGNGYTSFFISSEVVKWNVETQEVIDRKPSYYSVGHVMIPGGNSAEPFGKYVVSMNKITKDRYLPTGPEVTHSAQLYDISGEKMELLLDFPTIGEPHYAAGIPADIIKPNSKKIYKLDENKHEHATLSNGDARVERDGNEVHVYMTMIRSHFTPDNIEGIKVGDKVYFHVTNHEQDYDVPHGISMIGANTSELLIMPGQTETFVWEPKQPGVWPFYCTDFCSALHQEMQGYVRVSPADSNIELSWSLGED; encoded by the coding sequence ATGAAAAAATCAGTTTTATTTATAATATCGCTGTTCATGTCAGCAACTTTCATTAGCTGTAATAACAGTGAAAACTCCAAAAATGGAGATCGTGGAGCCTTAGCATCCAGTGCCGCTGAAAAAACATACGTGGCGCCCGGAGAACATGATGAGTTCTACGCGTTCATCTCAGGAGGGTTTAGCGGACAGTTATCTGTCTACGGTCTGCCTTCCGGAAGGTTATTAAAGGTTATTCCTGTATTTTCTCAGGACGCTGAAAAGGCCTGGGGATATAACGAGGAAACAAAACCTATGTTAAACACTTCCCACGGATTTATCCCATGGGATGATGCTCACCACCCCGACATTTCCCAAACCGCTGGAAAACTGGATGGACGCTGGGTATTTATTAACGGTAACAATACGCCGAGAATTGCCAAGATAGACCTTACTACTTTCGAGACTACAGAGATCATTGAAGTACCAAACTCTGCAGGAAACCACAGTTCATCTTTCGTTACTGAAAATACTGAATATGTTGTCGCAGGAACCAGGTTCTCTGTACCAGTACCTCAGCGCGACATGCCTATAAATGAATACAAAGGTAATTTTAAAGGTGCGCTTACATTCATTAGCGTAGAACCCGAAGAAGGGCATATGGACATCAAATTCCAACTAATGATGCCTGGATTTGATTATGATCTTGCTCATCCGGGACGTGGAAAATCCCACGGCTGGTTCTTTTTCTCTACTTATAACACCGAAGAGGCCAACACCCTTATGGAAGTTAACTCTTCACAGAACGATAAGGACTTTATCGCGGCGGTTAATTGGAAGAAGATCGAAGAATATGTGAATAACGGCGGTGGTAATAAAGTGCCGGCAAATTATGCTCATAATATCTACGACGAGGAAACTCATACGGCAACCTCAACAATGAAGAAAGAGGTGCTTACAGTAGATCCTCTGGAAGTTCCTGGAGCAGTATTCCTTTTACCTACTCCTAAATCCCCTCACGGTTGTGATGTGGATCCAACAGGAGAGTATATCATTGGGAACGGTAAACTATCAGCCGACCTTACCGTTCACTCCTATTCTAAGATGATAGATGCAATAGAGAATGAAAAATTTGACGGAGATGCATACGGAATTCCGATCCTGAAATTTGAGGACGTTCTTGCAGGAACTGTTAAACAGGCAGGTCTGGGACCACTTCATACAGAATTTGACGGTAAAGGAAACGGATATACTTCTTTCTTCATCTCTTCTGAAGTTGTAAAGTGGAACGTTGAAACCCAGGAGGTAATAGACAGAAAACCTAGTTATTACTCTGTAGGGCACGTAATGATTCCAGGAGGAAACTCTGCTGAACCATTCGGTAAGTATGTTGTTTCAATGAACAAAATCACTAAAGATCGTTATCTGCCTACAGGTCCTGAGGTAACTCATTCTGCACAGCTTTATGATATCTCTGGAGAAAAAATGGAGTTACTACTTGATTTTCCAACTATTGGAGAACCGCATTACGCGGCAGGTATTCCGGCAGATATTATCAAACCTAATTCCAAGAAGATCTATAAACTGGATGAGAACAAACACGAACACGCAACCCTTTCTAACGGAGATGCCCGCGTGGAAAGAGACGGGAATGAGGTTCATGTTTATATGACCATGATTAGAAGCCACTTTACACCTGACAATATTGAAGGTATCAAAGTTGGAGATAAAGTGTACTTCCACGTTACCAATCACGAACAGGATTACGATGTGCCCCACGGAATCAGTATGATCGGTGCCAACACCTCTGAATTGTTGATTATGCCCGGACAGACCGAA